A stretch of Cicer arietinum cultivar CDC Frontier isolate Library 1 chromosome 5, Cicar.CDCFrontier_v2.0, whole genome shotgun sequence DNA encodes these proteins:
- the LOC101515346 gene encoding vacuolar-processing enzyme-like: MYRFPTPTLLFLIVTLIALVSSNPEDFLRLPSESSRFFHSPSADDKENNEGTRWAILIAGSNGYWNYRHQSDVCHAYQVLRKGGLKEENIVVFMYDDIAFNEENPRPGVIINSPHGDDVYKGVPKDYTGEDVNVDNFFAALLGNKSALTGGSGKVVDSGPNDHIFIYYSDHGGPGVLGMPTSPYMYASDLIEVLKKKHASGTYKSLVFYLEACESGSIFEGLLPEGLNIYATTAANADESSWGTYCPGEFPSPPPEYETCLGDLYSVAWMEDSDMHNLQSETLHQQYELVKERTKNGNTLYGSHVMQYGDIGLSENSLFLYLGTNPANENFTFVGRNSLVPPSKAVNQRDADLVHFWDKFRKAPQGSPRKAAAEKQVLEAMSHRMHIDDSIKLVGKLLFGMEKGPEVLTSVRPAGQPLADDWNCLKTLVRTFETYCGSLSQYGMKHMRSFANFCNAGIHKEQMAEASAQACVNVPANPWSSLRSGFSA; this comes from the exons ATGTACCGCTTTCCAACACCCACCCTCCTCTTCCTCATCGTCACCCTTATTGCCCTCGTCTCCTCTAACCCCGAAGATTTTCTCCGATTGCCTTCCGAATCTTCCAGATTCTTCCATTCACCTTCCGCCGATGACAAAGAAAACAATGAAGGCACTAGGTGGGCCATCTTAATTGCTGGTTCCAATGGTTACTGGAATTACAGACATCAG TCTGATGTTTGTCACGCATATCAAGTACTGAGGAAAGGTGGTCTGAAAGAAGAGAACATTGTTGTTTTTATGTATGATGACATTGCTTTCAACGAAGAGAATCCAAGACCTGGAGTCATCATTAACAGTCCACATGGAGATGATGTTTACAAGGGAGTCCCTAAG GATTATACTGGTGAAGATGTTAATGTTGACAACTTCTTTGCTGCTTTACTTGGAAATAAGTCAGCTCTTACAGGTGGCAGTGGGAAGGTTGTTGACAGCGGTCCCAATgatcatatatttatatactacAGTGATCATGGGGGTCCTGGAGTGCTTG GGATGCCTACAAGTCCGTACATGTATGCATCTGATCTTATTGAAGTCTTGAAGAAGAAGCATGCTTCTGGAACATATAAAAGCCTA GTATTTTATCTAGAGGCATGCGAATCTGGGAGTATCTTTGAGGGTCTTCTTCCTGAAGGTCTGAATATATACGCAACAACAGCTGCAAATGCAGACGAAAGCAGTTGGGGAACATATTGTCCTGGGGAGTTTCCTAGTCCTCCACCAGAGTATGAAACCTGCCTGGGTGACCTATACAGTGTTGCTTGGATGGAAGACAG TGACATGCACAATTTGCAATCAGAAACTTTGCACCAGCAATATGAATTG GTCAAAGAAAGGACTAAGAACGGAAATACACTCTATGGTTCCCACGTGATGCAATATGGTGACATAGGGCTCAGCGAGAATAGTCTATTCCTCTATTTAGGAACAAACCCTGCTAATGAAAATTTTACTTTTGTGGGTAGAAACTCATTAGTGCCACCTTCAAAAGCGGTCAACCAGCGTGATGCAGATCTCGTCCATTTCTGGGATAAG TTCCGCAAAGCTCCTCAGGGTTCCCCTAGGAAAGCTGCAGCTGAGAAGCAAGTTCTGGAAGCAATGTCTCACAGAATGCATATAGACGACAGCATAAAACTTGTTGGAAAACTCTTATTTGGCATGGAAAAGGGTCCAGAGGTGCTTACCAGTGTTAGACCAGCTGGGCAACCTCTTGCTGATGACTGGAACTGCCTAAAAACACTG GTTAGGACTTTTGAGACATATTGTGGATCTCTATCTCAGTATGGGATGAAACACATGAGGTCCTTTGCAAACTTCTGCAATGCAGGAATTCACAAAGAGCAAATGGCTGAAGCCTCTGCACAAGCATGCGTCAATGTTCCAGCCAATCCCTGGAGTTCTCTGCGCAGTGGTTTCAGCGCATAA
- the LOC101515675 gene encoding uncharacterized protein, which produces MERDMVPWLEPQIEEEEETTEAKWSTRSNGNNNGDEHLTSLNSILEAEWYMNNIPPHSVELVPNLQSQQQITIPSHSDPMRISSSSFLPNENMNNPFGNVFDFESKGDFVAPLIQGNQMDVSAQTSPLPDFPTPTVVGFGPTGLDRLQPLPISRFTSTWLKEFDKSTQKGEEVNYDSNWNNIGANHFNANNNSNNINNNDNDNNIGGIEDLKGKKKEIPAKSLMAERRRRKKLSDRLYMLRSIVPKITKMDRASILGDAIDYMKELLQRINDLHSELESSSLGSTFPPSTTFHTMIPTTSTLPSMVKEERCPSNVSIPNNQSPKIEVRVREGKSFSIHMYCPQRPGVLLSTMRALDSLGLEVQQAVINSFNGFTLDVFKAEQCKEGHDVLPEQIKAVLLDTLSFHGMM; this is translated from the exons ATGGAGAGAGATATGGTACCTTGGTTGGAACCCCAAatcgaagaagaagaagaaacaaccGAAGCAAAATGGAGCACAAGAAGTAATGGCAATAATAATGGTGATGAACATCTGACTTCGTTGAATTCAATTTTGGAAGCTGAGTGGTACATGAACAACATCCCACCTCATAGTGTAGAACTTGTCCCAAATCTTCAAAGCCAACAACAAATTACCATTCCTTCTCATTCAGATCCAATGAGAATAAGTTCCTCCTCCTTCTTGCCCAATGAGAATATGAACAATCCTTTTGGCaatgtatttgattttgaatCCAAAGGGGATTTTGTTGCTCCATTAATTCAAGGGAACCAAATGGACGTCTCAGCCCAAACTAGCCCCTTACCTGACTTCCCAACGCCCACTGTAGTTGGGTTTGGTCCAACCGGTTTAGATAGGTTGCAACCACTGCCAATTTCGCGATTCACCTCCACATGGTTGAAGGAGTTTGATAAAAGTACACAAAAAGGGGAAGAAGTCAATTATGACTCTAATTGGAATAATATTGGAGCCAACCATTttaatgcaaataataatagtaataatatcaataacaatgataatgataataatattggAGGCATTGAAGACTTAAAGGGGAAGAAGAAAGAAATTCCGGCAAAGAGTTTAATGGCTGAGAGGCGGCGAAGGAAGAAACTGAGTGATAGATTGTACATGCTTCGCTCTATTGTGCCCAAGATTACCAag ATGGATAGAGCTTCAATACTTGGCGATGCAATTGATTACATGAAAGAGTTACTACAAAGGATTAATGATCTTCATAGTGAGCTAGAATCTAGCTCTCTTGGATCAACTTTCCCACCTTCTACAACCTTTCACACTATGATACCCACCACCTCAACCCTTCCTTCTATGGTGAAGGAAGAACGATGTCCTAGCAATGTGTCAATCCCTAACAACCAATCACCAAAG ATAGAGGTTAGAGTAAGGGAAGGGAAAAGTTTCAGCATCCATATGTATTGCCCCCAAAGACCAGGTGTTTTGCTTTCTACCATGAGGGCACTGGATAGCCTTGGATTGGAGGTTCAACAAGCTGTTATTAACTCTTTCAATGGTTTTACTTTAGATGTGTTCAAAGCTGAg CAATGCAAAGAAGGTCATGATGTGCTCCCCGAGCAAATTAAAGCTGTATTGTTGGATACATTGAGTTTCCATGGCATGATGTGA